TAAGGCTTCTGCATCTTTTTTTTGTTGAATGTACCAAGGTGCTGTTCTAAAAGCTCCATAAAAGCGTCCATATTGCCCTGTAAAATCTTCATGGTGTAAGTGTAACCACTCATAAAGTAACAATTTATCATTCAATACTTCTTCATCGTATACTACATCAAAAGGAATTTCAGCATACGTCAGTACCATAGTTACGGCATCATCCCAAGGCATTTTATCTTTTGGAGAATATACTGCTATTTTAGGTGCTTTTTCTAACGTAACTGCTTCTTGATTTTTAGAAGGCGAAGAAATTTCTTCTAAGATTAATGCTGATTTAGCATCTGAAATGATTTGATAGGATACACCTCGTATTTTGCATTCTTTTTCAACAGCTTCATTATTTTCAATTAAAAAAGCACCTCCATCATAATTTAACAACCATTTTGCCTTTAACCCACTTTCTAAAGCATAGTACACAATACCATATGCTTTTAAATGATTCTTCTGATTTTCGTCACTCATAGGTACATAAATAAAGGATGCACATAGTGAGTTAGAAAAAAGAAAAAATGCTAGTATGTAAAGAAATTGTTTCATATCAAAAACTAAAATACACAATTACTTTTAAGCAATTGTGTATTCTATAATATTTTAAGTTTTATTTAAAGGTTAAAACGGAACATCATCGTCACTTGGACCAAAAGCATCTTCTGGTGAAGCAAAATTACTTGATGCTACTTCATCGTTAAATCCTGAATTCATACTCGATTGGAATTCACTACTAAAGCCTTCTTCTAAATCCGAGAATTTTGCCAAGTGTCCTGTAAACTTCAAGCGAATATTATCCAATCCACCATTACGGTGTTTTGCTACAATAAACTCTCCTTGTCCTTCACATGGCGAATGATCATCGTCATCCCATTCTGTCATTCCATAATATTCAGGACGATAAATAAATGATACAATATCGGCATCCTGCTCAATTGCTCCAGATTCACGAAGATCGGATAGTAACGGACGTTTACTTCCTCCACGGGTTTCAACCGCACGCGATAACTGAGAAAGTGCAATTACAGGTACATTCAATTCTTTACCTAGTGCTTTTAAGTTACGCGAAATCGTCGAAATTTCTTGTTCACGGTTACCTCCTGCTCCTCCTGCTGTCATTAACTGTAAGTAATCAATAATTAAGATTTTAACTCCGTGTTGTGATACTAAACGACGTGCTTTTGCACGTAAATCAAAAATGGATAATGCAGGTGTATCATCAATAAAAATAGGCGCGTCTGAAAGCTTTTTTACTTTTACATTCAATTGCTCCCATTCATGAGGTTCTAAGTTTCCTTTACGTAATTTTTCAGAAGTCAACCCTGTTTCTGAAGAAATCATACGTGTAATTAACTGCACCGATGACATCTCCAGTGAGAATAATGCTACTGGATGTCCGAAATCAATCGCCATATTTTTAGCCATCGATATTACGAAAGCGGTTTTACCCATACCAGGACGTGCAGCGATAATGATTAAATCGGTAGGTTGCCAACCCGAGGTTAATGCATCTAGTTTGGTAAATCCGGTTGCCAAACCACTCATCCCTTCTTTGGTTGAAATTTCTTGAATCTTATTAATCGATTGCTGAACTAAAGAGTCAGCTCTTTCCGCTCCCTTTTTAAGGTTTCCTTGCGTTACTTCGAATAATTTTCCTTCGGCATCATCTAACAAATCAAAAACATCAACAGTTTCATCGTATGCGTTTTCAATAATTTCAGAAGAAATGGTAATTAATTTACGTTGAATGAATTTTTCTAGGATAATTCTAGAGTGAAATTCAATATGTGCAGATGAGGCTACTTTTTGAGTTAACCCAATTAAGTAAAAATCTCCCCCTGCTAAATCTAACTTTCCATTTTTCTTTAATTGATTTGATACAGAAAGTAAATCAATTGGTTCTGAGTTTTGGAAAAGCTCGTAAATAGCGGCATAAATTTCTTGGTGCCTTTTATCATAAAAAGCATCAGGATGTAAAATATCAATTACTTCATCAATCCCTTTTTTATCAATCATCATAGCCCCCAAAACAGCCTCTTCTAACTCTAAAGCCTGCGGTGGTAACTTTCCTTTTTCTAAGCTTATAATTCTAGCTTTATCTATTTTTGTTCCTTTGAGAGATTGGGTTCTTTCCATAATAGCAAAAGTAAATTTTTAAGATGATATTAGTAGAGACATTATTCAATTTTCTTTATGCACATTTTTTGTAAATAAACTGTTATTAACTTGTTGATAACGTTACAACTTTCTTATTTTTGGTGGCATGCATAACCTAAAAAAATATTTTTTTGTTGCTTTATTTCTGCCTATTCAAGTAATTTTTGTGCTTTTTATAAGCCAAAAACCACAATGGATTGAATTTTATTATAGTAATGGAATTTACCCGTATATTTCACAATTCTTTCGAACTATTCTAGGTTGGATTCCTTTCTCTGTTGGGGATATAATTGGTTTTGTTTTATTGTATCTTTTATTAAAATCTATCTATTTTTTAATAAAAAAAAGGTTTCAAAACTTCCTTCCTAAGTTAGTAAAATTTATTGCAATTTTATCTATTATTTATTTTTGTTTTTATGCTTTTTGGGGATTAAATTATTTTAGAGAGCCGTTAGCTAAAAATCTTGAGCTAAAACAATCCACCTACACTACTGAAGAACTAATTTCAACAACTAAACAGATTGTAACAGAACTAAATAAAGTCCATTTACAAATAACAAAAAATGATTCAGTCCCTGTAATAGTTCCATATTCTCAAAGAGAAATTTATAAGTTAGCTCCTAATGGGTTTCAGGAACTTTCGAAAACATATCCCCAACTTACTTATCAAACTTCCTCGATTAAAAGCTCATTAGTTAGTTTATTTCAATCATACAATGGAACATCAGGGTACTTAAATCCAATAACAGGAGAAGCACAAGTAAATAATATGATTCCTAAAACGGGTTATCCAGCAACTACATGTCATGAAATGGCGCATCAAATTGGTTGGGCAGCTGAAAATGATGCCAATTTTGTGAGTTTTTTAGCCTCCATAGCTAATAAAGACTTATATTTTAAGTATTCTGGTTACCGTATGGCTTATAACTATTGCATAGGTCAAGTTTATAAAAGAGATAAAGAGCTAGGTAAAGAAATAGCTAAAACGGTAAATAAAGGCATCTATAAAGATTATAAGGCTACTTATTTACATTGGAAACAGTTTAAAAACCCTATTGAACCTTATTTAAAGAAAGGGTACAACTCTTACCTCAAAGCTAATAATCAATCTAAAGGAATTCAATCATATAGTTATGTTGTCGATTTATTGATTGCCTATTTTAAAAAGAAAAGTTCTTAAAAATTTCATCCTATTTCAATTGACAAAATACATTTGAAATGGCTATTTTTGATGCTTTAAAAATACTACGATGAACAAACAACATATAATCGACCGATTTGTAAAATATGTAACTATTGATACTGAAAGTGATCCTAATAATCCAGCATTTCCTAGTACTGAAAAACAATGGAATTTAGCAAAAGTTCTTGAAAAAGAACTAAAGGAAATAGGAATGGTAGATGTTGAATTAGATGAGAATTGTTATTTAATGGCAACTTTACCTAGTAATTTAGATTATGAAGTACCAACTATTGGTTTTGTTGCTCATATTGATACAAGTCCAGATTTTACTGGAGCTAATGTGAAACCTCAAATTCATGAGAATTACGACGGAAAAGATATCTTATTAAACAAAGAAGAGAACATCGTTTTATCTCCTGATTATTTTGAAGATTTATTACAATATAAAGGTCAAACTATTATTACTACTGACGGTACTACATTATTAGGTGCTGATGATAAAGCTGGGGTTACTGAAATTGTTTCTGCAATGGAATACTTAATTCAACACCCAGAAATTAAACATGGTAAAATCCGTATTTGCTTTACTC
The nucleotide sequence above comes from Tenacibaculum singaporense. Encoded proteins:
- a CDS encoding DUF3810 domain-containing protein; translation: MHNLKKYFFVALFLPIQVIFVLFISQKPQWIEFYYSNGIYPYISQFFRTILGWIPFSVGDIIGFVLLYLLLKSIYFLIKKRFQNFLPKLVKFIAILSIIYFCFYAFWGLNYFREPLAKNLELKQSTYTTEELISTTKQIVTELNKVHLQITKNDSVPVIVPYSQREIYKLAPNGFQELSKTYPQLTYQTSSIKSSLVSLFQSYNGTSGYLNPITGEAQVNNMIPKTGYPATTCHEMAHQIGWAAENDANFVSFLASIANKDLYFKYSGYRMAYNYCIGQVYKRDKELGKEIAKTVNKGIYKDYKATYLHWKQFKNPIEPYLKKGYNSYLKANNQSKGIQSYSYVVDLLIAYFKKKSS
- the dnaB gene encoding replicative DNA helicase encodes the protein MERTQSLKGTKIDKARIISLEKGKLPPQALELEEAVLGAMMIDKKGIDEVIDILHPDAFYDKRHQEIYAAIYELFQNSEPIDLLSVSNQLKKNGKLDLAGGDFYLIGLTQKVASSAHIEFHSRIILEKFIQRKLITISSEIIENAYDETVDVFDLLDDAEGKLFEVTQGNLKKGAERADSLVQQSINKIQEISTKEGMSGLATGFTKLDALTSGWQPTDLIIIAARPGMGKTAFVISMAKNMAIDFGHPVALFSLEMSSVQLITRMISSETGLTSEKLRKGNLEPHEWEQLNVKVKKLSDAPIFIDDTPALSIFDLRAKARRLVSQHGVKILIIDYLQLMTAGGAGGNREQEISTISRNLKALGKELNVPVIALSQLSRAVETRGGSKRPLLSDLRESGAIEQDADIVSFIYRPEYYGMTEWDDDDHSPCEGQGEFIVAKHRNGGLDNIRLKFTGHLAKFSDLEEGFSSEFQSSMNSGFNDEVASSNFASPEDAFGPSDDDVPF